Within the Halorhabdus rudnickae genome, the region GACGCCCGTACTCGATAGTGATTCGACTGCCGCATCGCCAAAAGTCCGCCCGCAACAGGGATTAGTAGCTGTCCGATCACGTAGAACCCTTCGGACACGAAAAAGAACGTACTGAAGCCAACGATGATGAAACTCAAAGAAACATAAACGATCCAACGACGGCGAGTCGGCGTCGGCCTCGCTGTCCACTCGCTTTCGACCGTCGTTCCGTCGGTAACTGCCGCCGTATACCGAGTCCGACTCATCAACACGACGAGATAGCCGAACGCGAGACACCCGACAGCCATGATACCGACCGTCAGGAATGGCACCGGATAGACAGTTATCGAACCCGACAAGAATGAAGAGAATTCGATCGAACTCTGTGGGACCGACAGACCGACGAACAGCAGACCGACAAATAATATGCTGGGGACGACGACGAGCCCCCAGCGCCAGGCAGTCGCGCCGAGTTCGACAGCGACCCCACTGATGCGGGTGGTACCGACAGTCACGACTGCGATTGTGACAGCACTCAAAACGAGGATGGAGAGGGTAACCTGAACGGCGGACCAGTCCAGGACAGACCAGCTAATGGCGGCCAGTAGCGGGACGAGCAGCGCCATGACATACAGGCCGACAACGAAACCAAAGCGCACATCCGGTCTTTGATCTGGAAGCGGAGAAGGAGGGTCTTGATTGGTTATCTCAATGTTTCCTATCGCGAAAGTCAGCGCAAAAATATTTCGTGAAGGATTCATGCCACGGTGGCCAGAGTATCGAATCGAAAGCATCACACTATCTTGTGATGAGCGCCTGAGATAGCAGGCACCATTGGTCGATACCAGCCCGCGTATGTCCAGACAGAGAAAGCATATCAACTATAACGAAACCTGTAATTCGACGGCCGGTCTAAGTTCGTTCAATGCACGACTATCATGTGCACACGACCTATTCAGACGGTGATTTGCTTCCGCGAATGGTCGGTGCCGCCGAGGAGGCAGGCTTGGACGGTGTCGGGTTCGCCGATCACTGCAACGTCTTCGGGACAGAGGGCGCTCGCGCCTATCGCGACGCGTTCGGGTTCAACCTCGATCTCACCTACGAGCGTCGCCGCCGAGCGATCGAACGGTCGCGAAACCGGACCGATCTCCGGATTTACGACGCTGTCGAGATGGACTACCACCCGGATTACGAGGACGAGATCGAGGCATTCCTCTCGGACGCGGGTTTTCAATACGCCATCGGTAGCGTCCACGCCGTGGATGGCGCGAACGTCCACGACCGAGAACACTTCGGCAGGCTCTCGACGGCCGAACGCGAAGGGGCGGTCGAGACGTACGTCGATCGGGTGTGTGCGCTCGTCGACTCGGAACTGTTCGATGTGGCCGCCCACGTCGATCTCGTCG harbors:
- a CDS encoding PHP domain-containing protein; translation: MHDYHVHTTYSDGDLLPRMVGAAEEAGLDGVGFADHCNVFGTEGARAYRDAFGFNLDLTYERRRRAIERSRNRTDLRIYDAVEMDYHPDYEDEIEAFLSDAGFQYAIGSVHAVDGANVHDREHFGRLSTAEREGAVETYVDRVCALVDSELFDVAAHVDLVERNPALRGLLTADQYRRIADALKKSRTVPEINAGRVLDDYGEFHPSDPFVQTLLDAGVEFTIGSDAHEPGALIDSVDRLADTVAERDLPVIELDV